The Amycolatopsis sp. QT-25 genomic sequence GTGGCGCAACGCGGCGCGAGCTGCCGCGATGCGCTCGTCGCGCCCCGCCGCCTCCTCAAGGTCCCGCAGGGCGCGGTCGAGAACTCGTCGCTCGCACGAGACCTCGGACACGAATCCGCCCCGCTCCAGCAGGTCTACCCTGCCGTAGTAGTGGCCCTGGTGTCGATGCATCACCTCGAGCATCTCGGCAAGGCCGCCCAGGGCTTTCGCGGCGCGCGCGGGATCGGTTACGAAGAGGGCTTCGAGCGTGCCGCCGGAAACATCCTCGACCACGGCGACATCCGCCGGACAACGGCGCCGGCTGTCATCCACCAGATGTATCCGCGGAACCCGTACCCCGAGTCCGTCCAAGTTACGCTGCGCGGCCAAGAACGAGACCAGCGCGGAAGCGGGCGCGAACGGATCAGCCGGGTCGACCTCTCGCGCGCCTGGCCAGAAGTTCTCGGCTTCGGCCCAGCTGTAGACGATCACGCTGGCTGTGCGGGTTCCATCAAGGCGGACCCGGTACACCCCCTTCTTGCTCCCCCCGCGCAACCGGTCCACCGTGACTACACGGCATCCCGCTCCCAACGCGTCACGCCCCAGCCCCGACAGGTCTTCGATGTCCGCGAATTGCCGCATTCGCGAAACCTACCGAAGACGACGCCGCGCGTGCCGCCGGATAACTTCCGCAGCCTCCGACTACCGACGAAGGGCCCGCGCCCGGGACGCCCCTCGCAGCAACGACGAGGCAACGTCATCTGTCCGCAACGCGCCCGGCCGCGACGCTGGATGCCTGCTCGTCACCTCGGACACGACCACACCCTTCGGCAGCTGGCCCATCGTCGCCTACCAGGCACCAGACCCGGCGGGACTGTGGTCCGGGCCCAACCCGATCTACAACCCCGCCCGAAGCCAGCCAAGACCGCTACGCCTGCAACCCGACGCTGATCCCCGTGACGCACAACAGCTTTTGTGCTGGCCTGCAACGTGAACAGCACGATCGCCTCGCGATCTTCACCAGCCGCTGCGCCTCCTCCGGCTCCAGCGACCGCACGAAAATCTCGGGCTTACGTGCCGTGGCTCACCTCCTCCGGCAACCCTCGCGATCACCAGCCCGGATGTCCACGTGACACGGTTACCACGTCAACGTTCGTTGATGGGGCACTAGCTGGTCCCGAGCGTCTTGTTCGCCTCGTCCAGTCGGCGCGCGATGTCCACCAGTGCGTCCAGGTGACCACGGGTGAGGTGGTCCATGAAGTGGTGCCTGACAGAGGCGAGATGCGCGGGCGCCACCTCTTCCAACACTGAGAGACCGTCGTCGGTCAGCGTCAGCAGGCAGCCCCGGCCGTCTTTCGGGTCCGGGGAGCGGCGCAGCAGCCCGCGCGTCTCCATTCTCGTCGCGTGCCGGGAGAGCCGGCTGCGCGACCAGCCCATCTTGTCCGCCTGCTCCCCCAGGCTGCTGGTGTTCTCCGCTCGCTCCGAGAGCGTGCTGAGTACCTCGTAGTCGGCTTCGGACAGGCCCCGTTCAGCCAGATCGCGAGCTGTTCCAGTCTGGACCGTCACCGTGATCCGGAGAAAAGCCCGCCACGCCCGTTCCTCATCAGCGGTCAGCCAGCGCACTGTCGTTGACATGTAAACAAACTAGCATCTAGGTTCGTTTCCATGTCAACGAAATCAACT encodes the following:
- a CDS encoding phosphotransferase is translated as MRQFADIEDLSGLGRDALGAGCRVVTVDRLRGGSKKGVYRVRLDGTRTASVIVYSWAEAENFWPGAREVDPADPFAPASALVSFLAAQRNLDGLGVRVPRIHLVDDSRRRCPADVAVVEDVSGGTLEALFVTDPARAAKALGGLAEMLEVMHRHQGHYYGRVDLLERGGFVSEVSCERRVLDRALRDLEEAAGRDERIAAARAALRHRLQELTDRVSPRTEYGLIHGELGPDHVLVDTDGHPVLIDIEGLMYFDVEWEHVFLQLRFGEQYTALARPGLDPQRLALYMLAMRLSLVAGPLRLLDGDFPDRAFMQGIAKQNAKEALTLLDGPG
- a CDS encoding MarR family transcriptional regulator; this translates as MSTTVRWLTADEERAWRAFLRITVTVQTGTARDLAERGLSEADYEVLSTLSERAENTSSLGEQADKMGWSRSRLSRHATRMETRGLLRRSPDPKDGRGCLLTLTDDGLSVLEEVAPAHLASVRHHFMDHLTRGHLDALVDIARRLDEANKTLGTS